One genomic region from Marinobacter szutsaonensis encodes:
- a CDS encoding DUF4168 domain-containing protein gives MNKLLVSVTASLALLAAAPAVAQQQNQDGEPVATESDGYANPEAAGTQKTNYSDAELRQFVEAQSGLMEVREEYIEKIESADSQEQAKQLQMEANDQMVEIIRNAGMDIPTYNAIATAYNSEPKVRNRVDALM, from the coding sequence ATGAATAAACTGCTCGTATCCGTTACCGCTTCACTGGCACTGCTCGCAGCCGCACCGGCCGTCGCCCAGCAACAGAACCAGGACGGCGAACCGGTCGCCACAGAGTCCGATGGTTACGCCAACCCCGAGGCTGCCGGAACCCAGAAAACCAATTACAGCGATGCCGAACTGCGCCAGTTTGTAGAAGCCCAGTCCGGCCTGATGGAGGTTCGCGAGGAATATATCGAGAAGATCGAGTCTGCCGACTCCCAGGAGCAGGCCAAACAACTCCAGATGGAGGCCAACGACCAGATGGTCGAGATTATCCGCAATGCCGGCATGGACATCCCCACTTACAATGCCATCGCCACCGCGTATAACAGCGAGCCGAAGGTTCGTAATCGCGTTGACGCCCTGATGTAA
- a CDS encoding alpha/beta hydrolase yields MLQPLLEAGLRQTMNRLVRPILSPAVPIRVQRALIRQAYRSSIPPRSCRFSHGTLAGVPVVRTSCGEQQDGVILYLHGGGFIIGSADTHRGITGHLAKASQCLVVTPDYRLAPEHPFPAALDDAEATYLQLLAEGYEAGQIALAGDSAGGGLCVSLAMRLRDNQQPLPSSLTLFSPWTDLTQEQLYQPESEPVLQPAWTAKAAKHYAGDETLKNPLISPVFGDLTGLPPLLIQVGSDEILLNDAERLAQVAKRDQVSVGLEIYNSLWHVFQVHSGQLRRATEAVRAAGDHIRAHLTD; encoded by the coding sequence ATGCTGCAACCTCTTCTTGAGGCCGGTCTTCGGCAAACCATGAACCGCCTGGTGCGCCCCATACTGTCACCAGCGGTGCCGATCAGGGTTCAGCGCGCCCTGATCCGGCAGGCCTATCGCAGCTCGATCCCACCCCGTAGCTGCCGGTTCAGCCATGGTACCCTGGCCGGAGTGCCGGTGGTCCGTACCAGCTGTGGCGAACAGCAGGATGGCGTCATCCTTTACCTGCACGGCGGCGGCTTCATCATCGGTTCAGCCGATACCCACCGGGGTATCACGGGCCATCTGGCGAAGGCCAGTCAGTGCCTGGTGGTGACTCCGGACTACCGGCTGGCGCCGGAGCATCCCTTCCCGGCGGCCCTCGACGATGCCGAAGCCACCTATCTGCAGTTGCTGGCCGAAGGCTACGAAGCCGGGCAGATCGCCCTGGCCGGCGATTCCGCCGGAGGCGGCCTGTGCGTATCCCTGGCCATGCGCCTGCGGGACAACCAACAGCCGTTGCCCTCATCGCTGACACTGTTCTCGCCCTGGACCGACCTGACCCAGGAGCAGCTCTATCAGCCCGAGTCCGAACCGGTATTGCAACCGGCCTGGACCGCCAAGGCAGCAAAACACTATGCCGGCGACGAGACTCTCAAGAACCCGCTGATATCACCGGTATTCGGAGATCTCACAGGCCTGCCGCCGCTACTGATCCAGGTTGGCAGCGATGAGATCCTGCTTAATGATGCAGAACGCCTGGCTCAGGTGGCGAAACGGGACCAGGTATCCGTCGGTCTGGAAATCTACAACAGCCTCTGGCACGTGTTTCAGGTCCACAGCGGCCAGCTGCGCCGGGCGACTGAAGCAGTACGAGCCGCTGGCGATCATATCAGGGCACATCTGACAGACTGA
- the rlmJ gene encoding 23S rRNA (adenine(2030)-N(6))-methyltransferase RlmJ, which translates to MLSYLHAFHAGNFADIQKHAALTLVLSMMHSKPSGIACYDTHAGSAVYDLGSERARKTGEADAGVQKLWQLRDNLRSPDWKPVIELLGRLNAGDGHLTTYPGSPFWFRQFLRADDALTTFELHPSESEQLAGWAGQKVRVLREDGLKGLLGQLPPKQPRLLVLIDPSYEIKADYGSVAKTLQKAWQKCRHGVYLIWYPVLTSGLEKQLADALRSGPVRKILRSEIHLNHPPERGMTGSGMLVVNPPWGFDERLGAMMDEVSGGDGLDVRHELGWLVPE; encoded by the coding sequence ATGCTGAGCTATCTGCACGCCTTCCACGCCGGCAACTTTGCCGACATCCAGAAACACGCCGCGCTGACTCTCGTTTTATCCATGATGCACTCCAAGCCCTCGGGGATCGCCTGTTACGATACCCATGCCGGCAGTGCCGTTTACGATCTCGGCAGCGAGCGGGCGCGGAAAACCGGTGAAGCGGATGCCGGGGTGCAGAAGCTCTGGCAGTTGCGTGACAACCTAAGATCGCCCGATTGGAAGCCGGTGATTGAGCTGTTGGGCAGGCTGAATGCCGGTGATGGCCACCTGACCACCTATCCGGGTTCTCCGTTCTGGTTCCGTCAGTTTCTCCGGGCCGATGACGCACTGACGACGTTCGAGCTGCACCCGTCCGAAAGTGAGCAGCTGGCGGGCTGGGCCGGTCAGAAGGTTCGGGTACTGCGGGAAGACGGGCTGAAGGGGCTGCTGGGGCAGCTGCCGCCGAAACAGCCGCGCCTGCTGGTGCTGATCGATCCATCCTACGAGATCAAGGCCGATTACGGGTCGGTCGCCAAAACCCTGCAAAAGGCATGGCAGAAGTGCCGCCATGGCGTCTATCTTATCTGGTATCCGGTATTGACCTCCGGCCTCGAGAAACAGCTCGCCGACGCTCTGCGTTCCGGGCCGGTCCGGAAAATTCTCCGCAGCGAGATACACCTCAACCATCCCCCGGAAAGAGGGATGACCGGTTCCGGCATGCTGGTGGTCAATCCGCCCTGGGGCTTTGATGAGCGCCTTGGTGCAATGATGGATGAGGTGTCCGGCGGCGACGGACTCGATGTCCGGCATGAGCTGGGCTGGCTGGTTCCGGAGTAG
- a CDS encoding ATP-binding protein, protein MRLSLREASRVFRSLQITLLLSIVVPLLLISGIAIYVGLGAVEKNLNDRLREDLELVARAVSGPLSQALSDDNELVMGESLKSIFRIGRISGVSVFDDQGNRIDSLGLADRDVTDSASAEEVIVSGRLGGAFRRVEGESVFSQFTPLVTEDGRIQGLLQVTRKRSDFHELVASLRIWAVSIWSVLAVAIILVVILGHYGTVGRHVARLLSLMSAMAPGQWRVTEPASGPRELRQIHAGLSAMGERMARAESEIEARIERERELAEKLRHQEKVAMIGRVAGGVAHELGAPLNVIHGRARILERQDLEEPMRRQVRDIQHQVSRMTTIIQQLLDCFRHVPDSRRPAVLASMVSDALTQAREDERCRCQQLDSEGLDLEAQVRAEPIRVELACLNVIRNACQAACSRVRVSVLAHELELEVRVDDDGPGIALDRREEIFEPFHTSRAAGEGTGLGLAVVSSVMKEHGGHVEVTDSDLGGCRMSLFFPREGDK, encoded by the coding sequence ATGAGACTGTCGCTGCGAGAAGCCAGTCGCGTTTTTCGTTCCCTCCAGATCACTCTGTTGCTGAGCATTGTGGTGCCACTGCTCTTGATCAGCGGTATCGCGATCTACGTTGGCCTTGGGGCCGTGGAGAAGAACCTCAATGACCGACTTCGGGAAGATCTGGAGTTGGTGGCCAGAGCAGTGAGCGGGCCGCTCTCGCAGGCGTTGTCGGATGACAACGAACTGGTCATGGGAGAATCGCTCAAGTCCATCTTCCGTATTGGCCGGATCTCGGGTGTTTCGGTGTTTGATGACCAGGGCAACCGGATCGACAGCCTGGGGCTGGCGGACCGTGATGTAACCGACAGCGCCAGTGCCGAAGAGGTCATCGTCAGCGGCCGCCTGGGCGGGGCCTTCCGTCGGGTGGAGGGCGAGTCGGTGTTTTCCCAGTTTACCCCTCTGGTGACCGAGGATGGCCGGATTCAGGGCCTGCTGCAGGTTACCCGCAAGCGCAGTGACTTTCATGAACTGGTTGCTTCCCTGCGAATCTGGGCGGTTTCAATCTGGTCGGTGCTGGCGGTTGCCATCATTCTGGTGGTGATCCTCGGGCATTACGGAACCGTCGGGCGCCATGTGGCGCGTCTGCTATCCCTGATGTCGGCCATGGCGCCCGGGCAGTGGCGGGTCACGGAACCCGCGTCCGGCCCCAGGGAACTTCGGCAGATCCATGCCGGCCTGTCCGCCATGGGGGAGCGCATGGCCAGGGCGGAATCCGAGATCGAGGCCCGGATCGAGCGGGAGCGGGAGCTGGCGGAAAAGCTCCGGCACCAGGAAAAGGTCGCCATGATCGGTCGAGTCGCCGGCGGTGTCGCCCACGAGCTGGGTGCGCCCCTGAATGTGATTCACGGTCGGGCCCGCATTCTTGAACGCCAGGATCTGGAGGAGCCCATGCGCCGGCAGGTCCGTGATATCCAGCACCAGGTTTCCAGGATGACCACCATCATCCAGCAGTTGCTGGATTGCTTCCGACATGTGCCCGACTCCCGGCGGCCGGCCGTGTTGGCCAGCATGGTTTCCGATGCGCTGACCCAGGCCCGGGAAGATGAACGCTGCCGGTGCCAGCAGCTCGACAGCGAGGGCCTGGATCTGGAGGCGCAGGTGCGTGCGGAGCCGATCCGGGTGGAGCTGGCCTGCCTGAATGTGATCCGCAATGCCTGTCAGGCTGCCTGCAGCCGGGTGCGGGTAAGTGTACTGGCGCACGAACTGGAGCTGGAGGTGCGGGTTGATGATGATGGCCCGGGTATCGCCCTGGATCGCCGGGAAGAGATCTTCGAGCCCTTTCACACCTCGCGCGCGGCGGGGGAGGGGACCGGTCTCGGGCTGGCAGTGGTCAGTAGTGTCATGAAGGAGCATGGCGGGCACGTCGAGGTCACGGACAGTGATCTTGGCGGTTGCCGCATGAGCCTGTTTTTCCCGAGGGAGGGCGATAAATGA
- a CDS encoding DMT family transporter has product MTDQKQAMLYGLATVLLWSTVATAFKLALRDLAPMQMLLIACVASIFVMAIILKLQGRWHLVFSLSRRQYVQSVGMGLVNPCLYYFVLFGAFDRLPAQEAQPLNYTWALVLAYLSVPFLGQRLRRVDILAGLVCYAGVVVIATRGQVTSLTFSDPLGVGFALGSTLVWASYWIIATRDERDPVVGLFLNFLFGLPVIAVICGLTEGFDMPSGTSLAAAIYVGVFEMGVAFVLWSYAMKKAENTSKVSNLIFISPFLSLVFIYFILGEIILPSTYIGLVLIMGGLWLQQLKVKAREAELAREQ; this is encoded by the coding sequence GTGACTGATCAGAAACAAGCTATGTTGTACGGCCTTGCCACGGTTCTGCTGTGGTCGACGGTGGCCACCGCGTTCAAGCTGGCACTGCGGGATCTGGCACCGATGCAGATGCTGCTGATTGCCTGCGTGGCTTCGATATTTGTGATGGCGATTATTCTGAAACTCCAGGGGCGCTGGCATCTGGTGTTTTCCCTGTCTCGCCGTCAGTACGTGCAGTCGGTGGGGATGGGGCTGGTCAATCCCTGCCTGTATTATTTCGTTCTGTTCGGTGCGTTTGACCGGCTGCCGGCCCAGGAGGCCCAGCCTCTGAACTACACCTGGGCGCTGGTGCTGGCCTACCTGTCCGTGCCCTTTCTGGGTCAGCGGCTCCGGCGGGTGGATATCCTGGCGGGACTGGTCTGCTATGCCGGCGTGGTCGTGATCGCCACCCGGGGGCAAGTCACCTCGCTGACCTTCTCTGATCCGCTGGGGGTTGGCTTCGCCCTGGGGAGTACCCTGGTATGGGCGTCCTACTGGATCATTGCTACCCGTGATGAGCGCGATCCGGTGGTGGGCCTGTTCCTGAATTTCCTGTTCGGGCTGCCGGTGATTGCGGTGATCTGCGGGCTCACCGAGGGCTTCGATATGCCGTCCGGAACCTCCCTGGCTGCGGCCATATACGTGGGGGTATTCGAGATGGGGGTGGCGTTCGTGCTCTGGTCCTACGCCATGAAGAAGGCGGAAAACACCTCGAAAGTCAGCAACCTGATCTTCATCTCGCCGTTTCTGTCACTGGTGTTCATCTATTTCATCCTGGGCGAGATTATCCTGCCATCCACCTACATCGGCCTGGTGCTGATCATGGGCGGCTTGTGGCTGCAGCAACTCAAGGTCAAGGCCCGGGAGGCGGAACTGGCTCGTGAGCAATGA
- a CDS encoding GIY-YIG nuclease family protein, with product MSNDWHLYLVRTASGALYTGISTDVERRFAEHQAGAPKGARSLRGKGPLELVFRAQAGDRSRASRLEWYIKRWSRSRKEALIRGEISLSDVP from the coding sequence GTGAGCAATGACTGGCATCTGTACCTGGTGCGAACCGCTTCCGGCGCACTGTATACCGGCATCTCAACGGATGTGGAGCGGCGCTTCGCCGAGCATCAGGCCGGTGCGCCGAAGGGCGCGCGCAGTCTGCGCGGCAAGGGCCCTCTGGAGCTGGTGTTCCGGGCGCAGGCAGGCGATCGCAGCCGGGCTTCCCGGCTGGAGTGGTACATCAAGCGCTGGTCGCGCTCGCGCAAGGAAGCATTGATCCGGGGTGAAATCAGTCTGTCAGATGTGCCCTGA
- a CDS encoding mechanosensitive ion channel domain-containing protein: MGDMGQGLQQAFSAITWVALVEAALVVAAAVLLIFVIQKLVPGLAGKLGGKARLYLLASVPLARLLIIVVTIIVVVPILVEPSFENMVAIFGALGLALGFAFKDYANSLIAGIVTLYEMPYRPGDWIEVDGQYGEVRSIGTRAAEIVTPDDTVIIIPHGRLWNTLIANGNDGSDNLMCVAEFHLAPNHDVRRVMALLRDVGFASPYTKTMKPVVVVVANKTWGMTYRLKAYPLEPRDQFRFISDLTARGSEVLAADGVQFVSVPVATTA, translated from the coding sequence ATGGGAGACATGGGGCAGGGATTGCAGCAGGCGTTTTCAGCCATCACCTGGGTCGCCCTGGTGGAGGCCGCCCTGGTGGTGGCCGCGGCGGTGCTGCTGATATTCGTTATCCAGAAACTGGTACCAGGGCTTGCCGGCAAGCTCGGTGGCAAGGCACGCCTGTATCTGCTCGCCTCGGTGCCACTGGCCCGGCTGTTGATCATCGTCGTCACCATCATCGTGGTGGTGCCGATACTGGTGGAACCTTCCTTCGAGAACATGGTCGCCATTTTCGGCGCCCTGGGCCTGGCGCTGGGTTTCGCGTTCAAGGACTACGCTAACAGCCTGATTGCCGGGATTGTGACCCTTTATGAAATGCCCTATCGGCCCGGTGACTGGATAGAAGTCGATGGCCAATACGGAGAGGTGCGATCAATCGGGACCCGTGCCGCGGAGATCGTCACGCCGGATGATACCGTCATCATCATTCCCCATGGCCGGCTGTGGAACACGCTCATTGCCAACGGTAATGACGGTTCCGACAACCTCATGTGTGTGGCGGAGTTCCACCTGGCCCCGAACCATGATGTTCGCCGGGTGATGGCGCTGCTGCGGGATGTGGGTTTTGCCTCGCCCTACACCAAGACCATGAAGCCGGTGGTGGTTGTGGTCGCTAACAAAACCTGGGGCATGACCTACCGCCTGAAGGCCTATCCCCTCGAGCCGAGGGACCAGTTCCGGTTCATCAGTGATCTGACCGCACGGGGATCGGAAGTGCTGGCCGCAGATGGGGTGCAGTTTGTGTCAGTCCCCGTTGCCACCACTGCCTGA
- the dctP gene encoding TRAP transporter substrate-binding protein DctP gives MQRPHPWIWSLFAVVAIFATGCSDAPEDRDTTSPTTSSQDDYPETWRFALEEIEGSVQHAYAEALKSHIEEASDGKVELDIFPYGSLGTSSQLTELVRNGSVDLAFASPGHLADLIPETGIFTLHYVLPDDEAITRALFAGNELTGLFSAAYNEKHLTLLGFVPEGWMAWTANKPLKTPADFEGLRIRTMTSQMSAEAFRSYGADPRQTPYSQVYSDLQLKQIDGQTNPVFAIEEMNFYEVQDTLTMPRAAHFISSVVANPEWYAQLPEQQQDWLAVALIEVGKEAWDIQKELNQTRLETMLEEGQLAVTRLSEQERAAFREASKPALEFYLRQTGERGQRILESLRNIITELERQQASGSGGNGD, from the coding sequence ATGCAACGCCCCCACCCGTGGATCTGGTCATTGTTTGCAGTTGTGGCAATCTTTGCCACGGGCTGTTCCGATGCCCCTGAAGACAGGGATACGACCTCCCCCACAACATCCAGTCAGGACGACTATCCGGAAACCTGGCGATTTGCCCTGGAGGAGATTGAAGGCAGTGTCCAGCATGCCTATGCCGAAGCACTGAAGAGCCACATTGAAGAAGCCTCCGATGGTAAAGTGGAGCTGGACATCTTCCCCTACGGTTCCCTGGGCACTTCCTCCCAGCTGACCGAGCTGGTACGAAACGGCTCTGTCGATCTCGCCTTCGCGTCTCCCGGCCACCTGGCCGACCTGATTCCGGAAACCGGGATCTTCACGTTGCACTATGTCCTGCCGGATGACGAGGCTATCACGCGGGCCCTGTTTGCCGGGAACGAACTGACCGGGCTGTTCTCCGCTGCCTACAACGAAAAACACCTGACGCTCCTGGGCTTTGTGCCGGAGGGGTGGATGGCCTGGACGGCCAACAAGCCACTGAAGACACCCGCCGATTTTGAAGGCCTCAGAATCCGGACCATGACTTCACAAATGTCAGCGGAGGCCTTCCGGAGCTATGGTGCTGATCCCCGCCAGACACCTTACTCACAGGTCTACAGCGATCTGCAGTTGAAACAGATTGACGGCCAGACCAACCCGGTCTTCGCCATCGAGGAAATGAACTTCTATGAGGTACAAGACACCCTGACCATGCCCCGTGCCGCCCATTTTATTTCATCCGTTGTGGCGAATCCTGAATGGTATGCCCAGTTACCGGAGCAACAGCAGGACTGGCTGGCAGTGGCGTTGATTGAGGTTGGCAAGGAAGCCTGGGATATTCAGAAGGAACTGAACCAGACCAGACTGGAAACCATGCTCGAAGAAGGCCAGCTCGCGGTGACCAGACTGTCCGAACAGGAGCGCGCTGCGTTTCGCGAGGCGAGCAAGCCTGCGCTGGAATTCTACCTCCGGCAAACCGGCGAGCGGGGCCAGCGGATCCTGGAGTCACTCCGCAACATCATTACGGAACTGGAACGCCAGCAGGCCTCAGGCAGTGGTGGCAACGGGGACTGA
- a CDS encoding sigma-54 dependent transcriptional regulator, which translates to MNFPGANILLVEDDQSLGQLLAEELEMDGYRVKVAGSVGSAGECLDEATPDLVVSDLRLPDGDGLQVLGRLQSEGGNVPFIVITAFGTVDQAVEALKAGADDFLTKPLSTDHLRLKIRRLLAQADISRQLAEIKGREQGDSTFGLLGESRAMDRLRTEIRQVARSHAAVLINGESGTGKELVARAIHRQSDRKDMPFVAVNCAGIPAELMESEFFGHEAGAFTGARQARKGLFAEADGGTLLLDEIGEMPMALQAKLLRVLQEGRIKPVGADQEEPVDVRILAATHVDLHRAVAEGGFREDLYYRLETLAISVPPLRERGDDIDLLAMHFLRDAARRQGRGFMKLSEVTSRLLMDYPFPGNVRELASAMERAVTFCEGDTIQPEHLPDRIRKRRAEVTADPAPAGDGNLARWPTLEQLQQDYVSRVMDAVDGNKRRAAQILGINRRTLYRWLENQGERAGD; encoded by the coding sequence ATGAATTTCCCCGGCGCAAACATTCTGTTGGTGGAAGACGACCAGAGCCTTGGCCAGTTGCTGGCCGAAGAACTGGAAATGGATGGCTACCGGGTAAAGGTCGCCGGTTCGGTCGGTTCGGCAGGGGAGTGCCTTGATGAGGCGACCCCGGACCTGGTGGTCTCCGACCTGCGGCTGCCGGATGGTGATGGCTTGCAGGTCCTGGGCAGGCTCCAGAGCGAGGGTGGAAATGTTCCGTTCATCGTGATTACCGCATTCGGGACGGTGGATCAGGCGGTGGAGGCTCTCAAGGCGGGCGCCGATGACTTTCTGACCAAGCCGCTGTCCACGGACCATCTGCGGTTGAAGATCCGCCGCCTGCTGGCACAGGCGGATATCAGTCGTCAGTTGGCGGAGATCAAGGGCCGGGAGCAGGGTGACAGCACCTTCGGACTGCTGGGAGAGAGTCGTGCCATGGATCGCCTGCGGACGGAAATCCGGCAGGTGGCGCGGAGTCACGCTGCGGTTCTGATCAACGGCGAGAGCGGCACCGGTAAGGAACTGGTGGCCCGTGCCATTCACCGGCAGAGCGATCGCAAGGACATGCCTTTTGTCGCGGTCAACTGTGCGGGCATCCCGGCGGAGCTCATGGAAAGCGAATTCTTCGGTCATGAGGCGGGCGCGTTTACCGGTGCCCGTCAGGCCCGCAAGGGATTGTTTGCCGAGGCGGATGGCGGAACCCTTCTGCTGGATGAGATCGGGGAGATGCCGATGGCTCTGCAGGCCAAGTTGCTCCGGGTGCTCCAGGAAGGCAGGATCAAACCGGTTGGTGCCGATCAGGAAGAGCCGGTGGATGTGCGCATCCTTGCGGCCACCCACGTTGATCTGCACCGGGCGGTGGCCGAAGGCGGCTTCCGGGAGGATCTCTATTACCGTCTCGAGACCCTGGCAATCAGCGTTCCGCCACTGCGTGAGCGCGGCGATGATATTGACCTGCTGGCCATGCATTTTCTCAGGGATGCCGCCAGGCGCCAGGGCCGGGGATTCATGAAGCTGAGCGAGGTGACTTCCCGGTTATTGATGGATTACCCGTTTCCGGGCAATGTCCGGGAACTGGCCAGCGCCATGGAGCGGGCCGTCACCTTCTGTGAGGGTGATACCATTCAGCCGGAGCATCTGCCGGACCGGATTCGCAAGCGCCGGGCCGAAGTGACTGCTGATCCGGCGCCAGCCGGGGATGGTAACCTTGCCCGATGGCCGACCCTGGAACAGCTACAGCAGGATTATGTGTCCCGGGTGATGGATGCCGTTGATGGCAACAAGAGAAGGGCTGCCCAGATTCTCGGCATCAACCGCCGAACACTTTACCGTTGGCTCGAAAACCAGGGAGAACGCGCCGGTGACTGA
- a CDS encoding MFS transporter, producing the protein MPANKQDTIDQLYSLIANEEDARVCKDIPEEACREVPRNFFLILASNVLTKLGDLLISPKTVLAWLMSAVGAPALVAWLVPIRESGSMVPQMVIAAWVRRKAVRKWFWTLGSFGQAVSVAAMAASVWFLEGYAAGGGIVAALIVFSLARGFCSVSMKDVQGKCIPKTRRGRLSGLATTIGGTATVVMTALLFWDRGDPTLAFYTALLMLAAVLWVIAGFLFANIEEYAGETGGGANAMTEAIQSLSLLRNDVPFRHFVITRALLLCSALASPYFVVLAQKETDIGWMLGVFLLASSLASSLSASFWGWAADTSSRRVMIRGAAMASFVCLAVGITALVVGTDIGSVWFYPVAFFALSIAHAGVRLGRKTYLVDMAGGNKRTDYTAVSNTVIGVLLLVTGGLTAAISVFSEVAVIIVLGLMGLAGMFSAIRLKEVTED; encoded by the coding sequence TTGCCAGCCAACAAGCAGGACACCATCGACCAGCTGTATAGCCTGATTGCCAACGAGGAAGATGCACGGGTCTGCAAGGACATCCCGGAGGAAGCCTGCCGGGAGGTGCCCCGCAATTTCTTCCTGATCCTCGCCAGCAACGTGCTCACCAAACTGGGGGACCTGCTGATCAGCCCCAAGACCGTGTTGGCCTGGTTGATGAGTGCCGTGGGCGCGCCTGCGCTGGTGGCTTGGCTGGTGCCGATCCGGGAATCCGGATCCATGGTGCCGCAGATGGTGATTGCTGCCTGGGTTCGCCGCAAGGCGGTACGCAAATGGTTCTGGACGTTGGGCAGCTTCGGCCAGGCGGTCAGCGTGGCTGCCATGGCAGCAAGCGTCTGGTTCCTGGAAGGCTATGCTGCCGGCGGGGGCATTGTGGCAGCACTGATCGTATTCTCACTGGCCCGGGGCTTCTGCTCGGTCTCCATGAAGGATGTGCAGGGCAAATGCATCCCAAAGACCCGCCGGGGGCGGCTGTCCGGACTGGCTACCACTATCGGTGGCACCGCCACCGTCGTCATGACCGCCCTACTATTCTGGGACCGTGGCGATCCCACCCTGGCCTTCTACACGGCACTGCTGATGTTAGCGGCCGTGCTCTGGGTGATTGCCGGATTTCTCTTTGCCAACATTGAGGAATACGCCGGCGAGACCGGCGGTGGCGCCAACGCCATGACCGAGGCCATCCAGAGCCTTTCCCTGTTGCGGAATGACGTTCCGTTCCGTCATTTCGTGATCACCCGGGCCCTGTTGCTCTGCTCTGCCCTCGCCTCACCCTATTTCGTGGTGCTGGCCCAGAAGGAAACCGACATCGGCTGGATGCTCGGCGTCTTTCTTCTCGCCAGCAGTCTTGCCAGTTCTCTGAGCGCCAGTTTCTGGGGCTGGGCAGCGGACACCTCCAGCCGCCGGGTGATGATCCGCGGTGCCGCCATGGCCAGCTTCGTGTGCCTGGCCGTCGGTATTACCGCACTGGTTGTTGGTACCGATATCGGCAGCGTCTGGTTCTACCCGGTTGCCTTCTTTGCCCTCAGCATCGCCCACGCCGGCGTTCGTCTGGGCCGGAAGACCTACCTGGTGGATATGGCCGGCGGCAACAAGCGCACCGACTACACCGCTGTGAGCAATACCGTGATCGGGGTGCTGTTACTGGTAACCGGTGGCCTGACCGCCGCGATCTCGGTGTTCTCCGAGGTGGCGGTCATCATCGTGCTGGGGTTGATGGGACTGGCGGGAATGTTCAGTGCGATTCGGTTGAAGGAAGTGACGGAGGACTGA